A stretch of DNA from Serinibacter arcticus:
TCGTGGGCCGAGTCCCTCGGGGCTGGACCTGCCCCTGGCGCGGTGGGAGATCGCGATCGAGGTTCCCGGCGAGCTCCGCGTTGTCCTGTCGCTGCGCGACCTCCCGGGGAGGAGCTCGTCCTTCTCGGTCTCCATGACCAGGACGACGCGGTGGACCACGATGCTCGGCACCGAGACGACCAGGCCCGGGACCGTGACGGCCTACGAGCACCACGACGACCCCACCATCGCGGGGGAGGTCGAGGCCGCCGGCAGCATCGAGGACTTCCCGCGCCTGCTCGCGTCTCTCGAGAAGGCCAGCCCGGGCATCGCGCTGGACCTCGCGTCGGCGAAGGTCCGGGGGTACCCCGCGCGCCTCCTCCCGGCGGCGGACAAGAAGCGCATCCTCGCCTGGGTCCGGTCGCCCGCCTGACGGGCCCGGCCCGGCTGAGCCGCCCGACCGGCCCCGGCGATCAGCCCTGCTGGCCGACGACGGCGAGCACCGCCTCGCCGTAGGACTCCAGCTTCTTCTCCCCCACGCCCGAGACCTGGCCGAGCCCGTCCAGCGAGGTCGGCCTCGCCGTCGCGATGCTCCGCAGCGTGGCGTCGCCGAACACGATGTAGGCAGGTACTCCCTGCTCCTTGGCGACACCCGCCCGCCAGGCGCGCAGCGCCTCGAACAGCGGCACGTCGCCCGACGCGAGGTCGGCGGATGCGACGGCCTTGCGCGCGGCTCTCGTCCGGCCCGGCCGCGCGACCTCGGTGCGCAGGTGCACCTCGCGGCGCCCGCCCAGCACGTCCGCCGCGGCGTCGGTGACGGCGAGCGTCCCGTACTCGCCCTGGACGGCGAGCAGCCCCTGCGCGAGCAGCTGCCGCACGACACCACGCCACTCGGCGTCGCTCAGCTCGGTGCCGATGCCCCACGTGCTGAGCTGGTCGTGCCTCCCCTTGACCACGCGGTCGTTGGACCGGCCGAGCAGGATGTCGATGTGGTGCCCGGCTCCGAAGCGCTGGTTGCGCTCGCGCTCCAGCCGGACCACGGTCGAGAGCAGCTTCTGGGCGGCCACGGTCCCGTCCCACGACTGCGGCGGCGACAGGCACGTGTCGCAGTTCCCGCAGGCGGTGGACTCCTGGCCGAAGTACGCCAGCAGCCGCACCCGGCGGCACTCGATCGTCTCGCAGAGCGCAAGCATCGCGTCGAGGTGCGCCGAGAGGTTGCGGCGGTGCGCCAGGTCGCCGTCCGAGCCCTCGATCATGCGGCGCTGCTGCACCACGTCCTGCAGCCCGTAGGCGAGCCACGCCGTCGACGGCAGCCCGTCCCGCCCCGCGCGACCGGTCTCCTGGTAGTAGCCCTCGACGCTCTTGGGCAGGTCGAGGTGCGCGACGAACCGGACGTCCGGCTTGTCGATCCCCATCCCGAACGCGATGGTCGCGACCATCACGATCCCGTCCTCGCGCAGGAACCGCGACTGGTTCGCGGCTCGCACGCCGGCGTCGAGGCCCGCGTGGTACGGCAGCGCCGGGATCCCGGCGGCCACCAGGGCTGCCGCCGTCTTCTCGACCGACGCCCGGGAGAGGCAGTACGCGATGCCCGCATCGCCGTCGTGCTCGGTCCGGATGAGCTGGATCAGCTGCTGGACCG
This window harbors:
- the recQ gene encoding DNA helicase RecQ yields the protein MTTAALDVLERTFGYPAFRGQQAEIVDHVVTGGDALVLMPTGGGKSLCYQVPALVREGTGVVISPLIALMQDQVDALTAVGARAGFLNSTQTSAERSAVERAFLAGELDLLYLAPERLGTPSAVELLDRGMVALFAIDEAHCVAQWGHDFRPDYLRLSVLHERWPDVPRVALTATATDATRREIVERLDLGEARQFVSSFDRPNITYRIEPKSSPVQQLIQLIRTEHDGDAGIAYCLSRASVEKTAAALVAAGIPALPYHAGLDAGVRAANQSRFLREDGIVMVATIAFGMGIDKPDVRFVAHLDLPKSVEGYYQETGRAGRDGLPSTAWLAYGLQDVVQQRRMIEGSDGDLAHRRNLSAHLDAMLALCETIECRRVRLLAYFGQESTACGNCDTCLSPPQSWDGTVAAQKLLSTVVRLERERNQRFGAGHHIDILLGRSNDRVVKGRHDQLSTWGIGTELSDAEWRGVVRQLLAQGLLAVQGEYGTLAVTDAAADVLGGRREVHLRTEVARPGRTRAARKAVASADLASGDVPLFEALRAWRAGVAKEQGVPAYIVFGDATLRSIATARPTSLDGLGQVSGVGEKKLESYGEAVLAVVGQQG